The Chelatococcus sp. HY11 genome includes a window with the following:
- a CDS encoding glycosyltransferase family 2 protein has product MSETSSVAGERQATALAPLLSVVVPVRNEAGNIAPLVAEIEKACGPLGAYEIIYVDDGSTDGTAAELAALAAGRPYLRRLRHAASCGQSAAVRTGVRAAAAPIVVTLDGDGQNNPAFIPQMLATLQAGGMKAGMVQGQRVGRKDTGFKKFQSRVANAVRGRVLRDGTRDTGCGLKLFRRDVYLSLPYFDALHRFMPALVRRDGHEVLLVDVVDRPRFAGVSNYGFFDRLWVGIVDLMGVRWLIVRRKRVPVVEEAE; this is encoded by the coding sequence ATGTCTGAAACTTCCAGCGTCGCCGGCGAACGACAAGCGACCGCGTTGGCGCCGCTTCTGAGCGTCGTCGTGCCCGTACGCAACGAAGCAGGCAATATCGCCCCTCTCGTCGCGGAGATCGAAAAAGCCTGCGGCCCCCTTGGCGCCTACGAGATCATCTACGTCGACGATGGGTCGACGGATGGCACGGCGGCCGAGCTCGCCGCGCTCGCGGCGGGCCGGCCCTATCTTCGGCGGCTTCGCCATGCCGCGAGTTGCGGCCAGAGCGCCGCTGTCCGCACGGGCGTGCGGGCCGCCGCTGCGCCAATCGTGGTGACGCTCGATGGCGACGGGCAGAACAACCCGGCCTTCATTCCGCAGATGCTGGCCACGCTTCAGGCCGGCGGCATGAAGGCGGGCATGGTGCAGGGCCAGCGCGTCGGCCGAAAGGACACCGGCTTCAAGAAATTCCAGTCACGTGTCGCCAATGCGGTGCGGGGGCGCGTGCTGCGCGATGGCACCCGTGATACGGGCTGTGGTCTGAAGCTGTTCCGACGGGATGTCTATCTGTCGTTGCCCTATTTCGATGCTCTCCATCGCTTCATGCCCGCGCTTGTTCGTCGCGACGGCCATGAGGTCCTGCTTGTTGACGTCGTCGACAGGCCGCGCTTCGCGGGGGTCTCCAACTACGGGTTTTTCGATCGCCTCTGGGTGGGAATCGTCGATCTCATGGGGGTCCGCTGGCTGATCGTGCGGCGCAAGCGCGTACCGGTGGTCGAGGAAGCCGAATAA
- a CDS encoding lipid-A-disaccharide synthase N-terminal domain-containing protein — protein MLISLSQAVGGYLYEVFIEKLDFWLVLGLFGQMLFGARFIVQWLVSEKEGRSVIPVAFWFFSIGGGLITLAYGLHQREPVIILGQALSIFIYVRNLMLISRAKVRGKSKGDAPQ, from the coding sequence ATGCTGATTTCCCTGTCTCAGGCCGTCGGTGGCTATCTCTATGAGGTGTTCATCGAGAAGCTGGACTTCTGGCTGGTGCTCGGCCTTTTCGGCCAGATGCTGTTTGGCGCGCGCTTTATCGTCCAATGGCTGGTCAGCGAGAAGGAAGGGCGCAGCGTCATTCCCGTCGCGTTCTGGTTCTTCTCAATCGGCGGGGGGCTCATCACGCTGGCCTATGGCCTGCATCAGCGCGAGCCCGTGATTATCCTCGGGCAGGCGTTGAGCATCTTCATCTATGTGCGCAACCTCATGCTGATCAGCCGCGCCAAGGTACGCGGCAAAAGCAAAGGGGACGCTCCGCAATAG
- the metC gene encoding cystathionine beta-lyase, translated as MVVAGRHPDENFGFVNPPVVHGSTVLSPTMADLLGHTGRYSYGRRGSPTMGALEEALVALEGKESAGVVLCPSGLAAVSTALLSCLKAGDHLLMTDSVYGPTRNFCDGVLRRFGVETTYYDPLLGAGIAQLLKPNTRAVFTESPGSQSFEVQDLPAIAAVAHAHGAVVLTDNTWATPLFYSAHEHGADITIQAATKYLGGHSDVMSGSISANAATWPALKRTWGDLGVTVAPDDVFLVLRGLRTLPLRMARHHQAGLEMARWLAGHPEVQRVLHPALPTDPGHALFTRDYRGASGLFSIVLKPGPDEAVAALLDGLALFGMGYSWGGFESLAIPFDCAPLRTATRWTPGGPALRLHIGLEDVEDLKADLNDGLERFAAVRAKS; from the coding sequence ATGGTGGTGGCCGGGCGTCATCCCGACGAGAATTTTGGTTTTGTGAACCCACCCGTCGTGCACGGATCGACGGTTCTCAGCCCCACCATGGCCGATCTCCTCGGCCATACCGGCCGCTACAGCTACGGCCGCCGCGGCTCTCCAACGATGGGCGCGCTCGAAGAAGCGCTGGTGGCGCTCGAAGGCAAGGAAAGTGCAGGGGTCGTCCTTTGCCCGTCCGGGCTCGCGGCTGTGAGCACCGCCCTCCTCTCGTGCCTGAAAGCGGGAGATCACCTGCTGATGACCGACAGCGTTTACGGTCCGACCCGCAATTTCTGCGACGGCGTGCTGCGCCGATTCGGTGTGGAGACGACCTATTACGATCCGCTTCTCGGCGCTGGCATCGCGCAGTTGCTGAAGCCGAACACGCGTGCGGTCTTCACCGAATCGCCCGGCTCGCAGAGCTTCGAGGTGCAGGACCTTCCCGCCATCGCGGCAGTGGCCCACGCGCATGGCGCGGTCGTTCTCACGGACAACACCTGGGCGACGCCCCTGTTCTATTCCGCGCACGAGCATGGCGCCGATATAACGATCCAGGCGGCCACGAAATATCTCGGCGGCCACTCCGACGTCATGTCCGGATCGATCTCCGCCAATGCCGCGACCTGGCCGGCGCTGAAGCGCACCTGGGGTGATCTTGGCGTCACGGTCGCGCCGGACGATGTGTTTCTCGTCCTGCGTGGCTTGCGCACGCTGCCGCTGCGCATGGCCAGGCACCATCAGGCCGGGCTGGAGATGGCACGCTGGCTGGCGGGCCATCCGGAAGTCCAGCGCGTCCTGCACCCTGCGCTCCCGACAGATCCAGGTCATGCGCTCTTCACGCGCGACTATCGCGGCGCATCGGGTTTGTTCTCGATCGTGCTGAAACCCGGGCCGGACGAGGCGGTCGCTGCCTTGCTCGACGGGCTCGCGCTGTTTGGCATGGGCTATTCGTGGGGCGGTTTCGAGAGCCTTGCCATTCCGTTCGACTGCGCGCCACTGCGCACGGCGACGCGGTGGACGCCTGGCGGCCCAGCGCTACGCCTGCATATTGGCCTCGAGGACGTCGAGGACCTGAAGGCTGATCTCAACGATGGGTTGGAGCGGTTCGCGGCCGTCCGCGCCAAATCCTGA
- a CDS encoding amino acid ABC transporter substrate-binding protein translates to MSSAAAATLDQVKQRGVLQCGSNTGLAGFGVPNDKGEWTGFDVDMCRAIAAAIFDDPTKVKFVPLSAKDRFTALQSGEVDVLIRNTTWTMSRDTSLGLNFTSINYYDGQGFMVRKGLGVKSALELNGASVCVQQGTTTELNLADFFRSHNIKYEVVAFASSSEAVKAYDSGRCDAFTTDASALYAERLRLVAPDDSIVLPEIISKEPFAAAVRHGDDQWYDLVHWTLFAMINAEDLGVAQANVTEQLQSQNPEVKRLLGTEGNYGESIGLTKDWVVRIVKHVGNYGDVFERNLGEKTPLKIKRGLNALWTKGGLMYAPPVR, encoded by the coding sequence ATGTCCTCCGCCGCGGCCGCGACGCTGGATCAGGTCAAGCAGCGCGGCGTGCTGCAATGCGGCTCGAACACCGGCCTTGCCGGTTTCGGTGTCCCGAACGACAAGGGTGAATGGACTGGCTTCGATGTCGATATGTGCCGCGCCATCGCGGCCGCGATCTTCGATGATCCGACCAAGGTGAAATTCGTACCTCTGTCGGCGAAGGATCGCTTTACGGCGCTTCAGTCGGGTGAAGTGGACGTCTTGATCCGCAACACCACCTGGACCATGTCGCGCGATACATCGCTCGGCTTGAATTTTACGTCCATCAACTATTACGACGGCCAGGGCTTCATGGTCCGCAAGGGCTTGGGCGTGAAATCCGCGCTCGAACTCAATGGCGCTTCGGTCTGCGTGCAGCAGGGGACGACCACCGAACTGAACCTCGCGGATTTCTTCCGCTCCCATAACATCAAATACGAGGTGGTGGCCTTCGCCTCGTCCTCGGAAGCCGTGAAGGCCTACGACTCCGGCCGTTGCGACGCCTTCACCACCGATGCGTCGGCCCTCTATGCTGAGCGCCTGCGTTTGGTCGCGCCGGACGACAGCATCGTCCTGCCCGAGATCATTTCCAAAGAGCCTTTCGCTGCGGCGGTTCGCCATGGCGACGACCAGTGGTACGACCTCGTGCACTGGACGTTATTTGCGATGATCAATGCCGAGGATCTTGGCGTCGCGCAGGCCAATGTCACCGAGCAACTGCAGTCGCAGAACCCGGAGGTGAAGCGCCTGCTTGGCACGGAAGGCAATTATGGCGAGAGCATTGGGCTGACGAAGGATTGGGTGGTGCGCATCGTCAAGCATGTCGGCAACTATGGCGACGTGTTCGAGCGCAATCTGGGTGAGAAGACACCGCTCAAGATCAAGCGCGGCCTGAATGCTCTGTGGACCAA